ATGCAGAATTAATAGAAGAGTAAAAAGTGAGGAATAGAGACCAAACATTTAGTGATCTCCTCGTTGTCTGTTCGTTGATCATCGTCGGATTCCTGTAGAATATAACTGAAAACACATAGTTATcataggtagtaaacaaactaGTAAGAGCAATTGATACAAAACCATTTAACGCCGATACTTTTAGCCTCACTAGGTATATCAATATTCTTATATTTACTGTTAtagttttgttataaaaacatttatgtgGATTAATATGTACTATTTTTGCGTTCgtgcaaataaaatgtataaacacGAAATTCGAGTAATTAATACTCTCCACAATATTTTACATccatccccgcacttttttgaagaaaacgatatttcattttttaggtatttcgtggcgctataacatattcgaagctggatcgggagaaaattctataaatatgtttttatgacgaatattaatattcataaataatattttttcgaattttaaattttttattttagaatcggtaccgctggggtctagtttgtaaagtgtccaaattttaggttggtggcaccagtagaaggtatcgaaaatggccgctaaaatatctgtattctaggatcaccttggttaaatatatactatatacaatGTAATGCCATAGTATAATGAAACCACTTCAGTATATAATATGGTAATGCTTATAaggttatgaatgaatgaatgaatgaatgttagtCTGCAGACAAACTTTGTACACgatttatgattttatatgATGACAAACTCTCTCCTTTTGCAATTGTTATTAATTGCTGAGTGGATCAACGTTCTCTAACTTTGGAAAGCATTTGCTTCAGTCTGCTTTTCTAACGGAGGGCCAGCTGTTGACGTTGCATATTCATTTTGGAGTACCATGCCTTGCTGTGCGCCTGTATAAGAATTAATTGCAATTATGCGTAGAAACGCACCACGCGTTAGTAATTCACtaaaatggttaaaacataggttataaaatagggtgggggaagatgggacacctttagcacataaaatccaaaaatcctgatcatattttaaacaattaacaagggaaatggtgtcccgtcttcccccaccctactatataactgaTATAATAGAGTATTTGGGGCTGGATTTATTAGACTAGAGCTTTTGTCAACAAAAGAAATTTAGTTTATAGCcatttgtgttaaaagtgtctcTCTACTACCGGAACTCCGTTCCAGtaaacattttatcaaaaaaaaattatctcaGAAACCTGTAGTTATAAAAGGTGATAATTACCAGATGAAACGACGACTTGCTGCGGTGGTTGTTGTACATAAACAACTTGTTGATCGCTCTACAGAAAGggtataaatataaacgttttagagaattaaacataatataaggGATAGATTAATTGTTAATTCATAGTGTATTAAGGGTTTCGcaaccacgcttttatttgacacttttactcaagtagtttttttaaagcatGTTTTTAACGCTTTGGTTTTGGTGCTgattccttctcttcgttattttaattaatctgatcttcgttactgttttcaaagagataaataaaatggtaTGTTATAGTCATTATAAACGTACCCCATTACTTTCACAGCAGCCAGCTCCACAACAACTAAGAGTGCCAATAGCAACGGTATGGTGTGGGCAACAAAAACTAGCGCTCACGATGCAGAGTACgaatgaaataaaaccaaacgCGGCCAACGCGATGCTTGTTCTTAAATACTCAACATTCTGCAGATATACAGTATCTTGTTTATAAGGAATTACTTAAAAATAGATGCTTGCTTCAAAACGGGAAATTACACAAGATTAGTAAGAGTATAGTAGCATTCAGATCATTCATAATCAGACTTACAAGTGCCAACCAAATAAAGTCTTTACGcttacttttgtttctataggaagtttaacttgagaataattaaacataaatggctcgtttgtccgCTAGGTGTAACGACCAAGCTTATTTTCTCCAgcttaatgtaaatatgtgttttactgTATGCGtcttttaacaactgttgtttttttttcgctatatatcctgtcttttcgtttaacatatttcaaaatcttcgctaccgtaatccaAGAAGagacaaatttttattattacatatgttaatttctattttaagtCAGTCGTCAACAAGTTTTAAACGATAATTCGTTTAACTGAAGGATCTTTTACGTTCAGTTATAAGATGAACGTATAAGATTGACAAATTTGGCAAAATAGATTTACCGCGGTGTAAAAGACAAGAGTTATTCCGGCAGCAACTTGTCCAGCTGAGAATACTGCTGCTGTGATGGAAAGACCCATATGAGCGTTTATCTGGATATataagtattattttaaagcgCTGACGAATTTGCTTGTAACACTAAACTTACGACAGATGAAGATGGCCGGTTCCTGCTAGCGAAAATTCCAAGAATACCAGCAATCAAAACCTAGTACGTATATAGGTTTCATATTTAACACTATTCTACCTAATTTATGTCAAATGTGTGTGAACAGATTTCCGTTGCaacattataattattatagaTGCCTTGACTAAATACAGGTGCATGAAGTCAAATTAAACTTCGGGTCATCCATCCTCCATGCAGTTgccaaaacaattaaaaatactgaTATTAGTAGTGaggaatgaataaataaatatgccctatttatcctcacatgacagagcaacggcagtcgttataacacaggtgttctgtttcacagaATTCGTGCGCCCAACGACTTGCGACAAGTTACATCTTACAGCCAATATAGCacggtggaggaagatgggacaccttttcactctattttctcgttgcattaggttgtaaacaaagaataatgcaaataattataaagccgtaaccttacgactctcatagactgtttttaattataaaaaaacacgatcatgatatttgaattttatgtgatggaagtgtcctatcttaccctaTACAGTATTATTGGTAGTAACGTGTGACACGTATAGAAGTTATGTATACTAACCCATATACCAGTCCATAATCCTTCTCCAGCTTTCGGGGAATAGATGGTGAATAATACGTGACAGGTATAAACCGGATAAGAATGACAAACCCTGACTGGCACTTCATTTTTATTTGCCACAAGTACAATACCAAGCACAATGCTTAAAACACCAAGAATCGTTTCCGTAATCTGCCAATAAAATACGTGTCGAGATAACATGTGTGGAtcagtttaaataagtttatataaacttaGATCTTTAAATCACGAGTTCGAGTTTTCTGgtaagtttcaatacaaatataacagCCTATATGTCGTAGAGTAGGGAAGATGAAAGACTTTTTCATGCTATTTTTTCTCGTCTcttttggcagtaaacaaaaaacattaaaaaaattatatagcCGTTTCCTTACAACtgccatatagaccgttgttaattttaaaaatgcgaTCAAGATACTAGTTTATTATGGGCTAATAGTGTCCCGTTTTGCCCCATCCTATTAAAGATACGATtgcctttattttaaatgttacgCTTAATCTGATGATGCCCATTTAGCAGGACAACTCTTGTGTAATGAATTCAATCAGGATCCGGTGCtacaaaaaagtaacattcaaAAATCAAACCCAGTCAACGGTATAACATAAAAGATACAAACTTTGCCTAAATGATATCGTCAGTCTCCTATTTAATTGTAAAGCATATACACTgttattgagcacggtagtggtcatacagatcctttttcgtcgaacagttgttcttggcgttgttgttgctgttgctAATAGGGCGATTTTTCCCCGCACTTATCGCAAttctcattttattttttcttttatctcttgattgaaatcaaattatattatatatttagaatttttagactacattttcagatttaaaaccgcatgattagcgattaattaccgattactttactgtttgatcaaatgcgccaaattcaaaatataccttaaactttaataaaatgattgtactctataaaacattttgaactaaacaaagttttataaaccatactgCATACGGTCGCCTAATTTGCGAGTAGTTACCAATTACTTTTCTGTCTGTTTAAAGCTCTAATTCGTGGTTAAAATGTACTATAACATTGATTAATCGAGTGTATTCGATATATTAATTTCATGTACGCTTAGTCTCATAACCATAGTGCATAAAATCGTCCaattaattagtaattaatGATCATAACGCTTGCGAGTCAAGTAAACTGCCATGCATCGGGAACCCGTTGGTAACAGAGTAATCggtaacttttggctttgtttacgttagtgcgcaaatataaataaaaagtgtatatagtaTTAGTCCCTATATATCTTATTCAAAGACTATAATATCGGGTGCCATAACCGGTAGGCCAGTAGATCCAGTAAGCAGGTTTGTCGGGACAGCGGTTATACTGTCTGTCTGGGCCGCACTTGTTGGTGATTTAAGGAATCCTCACAACGATTCACGCCTGAATAAAACTATTTCCATTTAAAGGACGCATCAAAaacactactcttataccttattattatttatcgtaattgaaacctttatttttaattaaacattatatgtttaatattaacttttaacattacctaattaggCTACTgagtgattacggtttgtccaaagtcatgaaaacaaacgtttttaagcgacgacaatgTTAAccagtgtaagtttacaataaacacatggtacaggagttgtacaaggcgtatttacacatattcttttccaatcactcaatcctcatacgtcataagtttcattagttataatacatgtataaatacattctgcctactgctctacagccaccaatggcgactagaacccgttttgttggttacttcagatttgtttttgatcgagcccagtcgaccgttgtagtaaaaggattaattaatataatagggtgggggaagataggacacctttttattttgttttctcttttcatttggtggtaaacaaagaaaattcaaaaaattatgaaaccgtatccttacgacttccacagaccgttgttaattctttaaaatacaatcaggctatttggaaataatgtgttaaaggtgtcctctcctactatattatactaattatctccccacaccctactatattatactaattagtttaagccgtgctcattcattagaccTATGATCTCTTGTTATACTTACAGCAAGACCCATGATGACGTTCTTATACCGATAAGGGTTCCGACCAGGCACTGCTGGATTAACTATAGAAGCTTGATGGGCACCTACGTTTGccattttgaacaaaatattttaaagtctGATGTCTATATAAGAAAGTGCTTTATATCAGAATTAATCAAACACATGATTGAGTAATTAGAAAAATACGCCTGGTAAAATAACAGccatttaacaaaaagtaaagcggtcataataaaaatatccaTTAATCACGAGTTTTCtagtcagtttcaatacaaatataacagctcatatagtagtgtggggaaagatgggacaccttttcattctaatttcttgtcccatttactggtaaacaaaaaaaatcaatagattataaaaccgtattctcacaactccgatagaccgttgttacttgttgaaaacacggtcaggatatttggatagaatgtgctaaaggtgtcccatcttcccccactataCTAAATCACTCTCTTATACTTATATACCTATCGCTTAAAATCTTATTTCACGTTTGTCACAAAACGTTTACATTTccaaagatttaaataaaagcctTGTTTAAAGCTAGTGCATGGTATTTATAAAGgcaaatgtaaacatgtgACCAATTGCGCAAATAAACGTGAGgtgatattttaaactagACAACCAACACTCATTCACTATATGCTCTTGCTCTAACACATGCACTGTCGTGACAAAGTCCCGTGCTGCGTAATTTCCTGtcgatattttatttttagcatcAGTAATGTTACTTACTGAGTAGTAAACACGTCTTGCAAACTGCTAGTTATGTATTGCTCAATATAAACTTTTTGCATATATGGTAgtttgggggaagatggtctatgtttttattccctcttatcgtcacatttagtagtacacaacaaatatttatagaattatttaaccgtaTCACCATGGCTATATACaagagctttgttaattgtttaaatacgattaggaaatatgggatattatgcgccaaaTTTATCCCATCCTAACCTTACCTAATATATGTTTCAATTGATTACATTTTCATATAATATACAGCTGgttcaaattattaaacaattcaGAATGTTTGCCCGGGCACTGCATGCCACAAGATCATAACCGCAGAAATTGGGATATAGCTGATGGGTTATTCTAAAAGAAGACATGTTTTAATTCCCTTTCTTGTTGCCAAATGGgaatttggtattaaacaaagagtatGTATACAGAATTATATGGGCGTAGCCATGGGACTTAAAACGCTATAAATTCTTAAAAATGCGACCAGCAAATATGTGTGTTTAATGCTAACagtgtactatatatttgtttacttaatGGAACTATAAACAAAACTGAACCACATTTTAAAAGGTTGGTATTAATAAAGGCTACATTGAAAACgaaattttggttaaaattcCGCAAACTTTAAAACCGAAGGCCAAGACGTTTTATTGCGTCATGGAAATATTTCTGTAGGCCTACgctgtttaaaatgttataacgTAATATTGGTGGTTAAAAACAAGCTGCAGGCTGGAAAAATACAAGCGTTCGTGTAATTTTCCgccaatataaaaaagttgagATTtgacagccacgcttttttttacagtaagATTTTTCTCGTACAGTGTTTTTAACGAATATGGCATTTTGTTGCCAATATCCTTCTTTTCgttactttcatttatttgtcGTTATCGTATTCAAAGATGTTTAAACGGGAATAGCGACTGTTGCTTCgctatttacaaaattgtagCTGTTAACGTTTCATCTACTACGTTCACATGTACACAGCTACAAGATTAAGTAAATCCACAAACTTTCTTGAATAgtacgggcacgaggtgtaacagaacaccgtaTTACAACGGCTGGCATTGTACCGCCACGCCAGAAACGAGTTTCATCCACTCATTTATGAACAATTCTTAGCGTAGCCGTTGATCCAAGGTTCGAAAGAAGGGTTTGTGTGACTGTAAGCGGTGCTGGTTTTCGACGGTTGaacaactttttaacatttgaATAGACACTGGCTGTGTTTACTTTAGAACGGGAACTCCCCTTTTTCGCTTTGTACAGAAAATGAGATCAACGTGCCCAAAGTATTGTGCCTCGTTAAAGAGTACGAAAGCGTATTAACCGTGCGTTGACACATAGCTGTAGTTTGTTTACGAAGTGTTTATATAAGCAAACTGTACCGTTGACTGTAACTATATTTTGCTAGTATTCTCTTACGCTGTTTAGGAAGTAGACTTGAGCTCCTATTACAGTAAAAAGTAAGGCACCAGTAATGTAGTAATGCGTTTGTAATATGTCTGTTTCATGCCAGATTGAAAAGAGCAAAGAGACACACAACAATTCGTGGTTCAGATTGAACATTGTACTCAAGAGAAGAGCTTTTTTAAGCATCGTCATTTTTACTCTGGCTTCTTATCTATGCATTTTCAAAGTACCAGTTGGTAACTTGGTATACGGAGAAAGGAAAGGCCCAATAGATTGTACATCCCGGAATTACAGCAGACAAGGCAAAACATTTGGAACTCAAGATAGCGCACCTCTAAAACCACAATGCGAGAACTTGTTGTTTAACCTTACGAATGGAGCATGGGTAATGCATAAGGAATACAACCAGAGTGTAATACAGGAAATAGAAACAACGATTTCACTTGTGAGGAAATCGTTAAGTTTTCCGAAGGTTTACTGGCGAAAAGATGGTAAATGTGGCGCAAAAGTAACCTTGCCTGGCGGTAAAACTGCGAGTATGTGCGACCATACCAGCAGCAAGCCATGCTGTTCAAATAAACTAAGTGGAGTATGTTCTAAGGCAGATTCAATGGCTTGTTTTTGTCCGGATTGTTTGGATATGAGAAAGTATATCCACGGGGAAGTGGCAAAGTGGAAACCGAATGACAACCGGTACGTTGATTGATTATAAATACTCTCTCTGGTACGACATTTTAACAGTGCACATATAAACAATACGGCGAACTTTAAGATGTAATTTTTTACCACATATGCTAAATATATACTGGTTTATGATAAATTATGTAAAACTGGAGCTATGTAGTGCAAACAGTTTGGTTCTGAAATTTGAGACTATTGTGTGTTGGAATTTCAACATATGCCCACTGCTATAAGGTGTTATTTTGTTCATGGAAAACAAAAGACCAAGAAATCGTGTTTGAATAATTAAGCGTGGAAAACCTGAATGTAACATTACAGTTGTACCATAgtacacttcagtatactatggttttaCGCTGTACGGTTAtgacttattttaaatacgcCTACAGGTGCCGGATGATTCATTATAAACCACACGAAGCGTGTGCTGTGTTAAACGCCAATACAATAAGAAGGAAGTTCTATTTTGTCGGCGATTCTTTGATACGAAACACGTTCCTTGGTCTAATGATATCTTTAAGTGGTCGAACTGAAGATGGAGCAATGAAAGGATGCACAACTAAAAAAAGCAAAGTAAGGATAACGGAATtcgttatatagtagggcggggggagatgggacacctttaacacataatatataattatcctgatcgtgtttaaacaattaacaacggtctatgtgagtcatgagaatacggtttaataatacttttatttgtttactaccaaatgtcacaagaaaatagaataaaaaggtgtcccatctccccccaccctaccataagACAGTTATTCTCTTTTAAACAACCCGTACCCgcgtacaagttaccacgtccGTATATACCTTACTTTATGCTCGTGTGGTGagggtgtcccgttttcccccaccgtactatataggtaccaaaatttgttttcatataAATAACGAAAAATTTCAgacaattttttatacagaATTTGTGTCGTGGAAATCTACAATTCATGTTATACGACTGTCTTGTTGAGACGGCCCAATCTACTGATGACGTCAGTAATACGTCATTATGCAATGGCGGGCATCGAAATTTTGACGTGGAATTCAAACCATATTTTTCAAGCAAATATTCAAACGAGTTCTACAGTTTGGTACAAAGTGTTCTTCATCAAAATGAGACTTACCTTGCTGTCGGTATCGGTAAGGATAgaattatttactttatgtCTCTTCAAACGCGGTAGGACGTCTCATAAAAGTGTAACAACAAAGAGGCGGAATATATAGCGACAGAACGACAATCGTTacaatatagtaaggtggtgtaagatgggacatgacTTTATTCATCTTTCTCttctcatttggtggtaaacaaagaatatttacagattataACTGTAGCCACATGACTCGAGAAccttcttaattgtttaatgcaAGCCTTATTTGGTTATGTAGCAAATTAATAGTTCCAAATAAACACGACAACTTATTTTCCAGGTGTTCTGGACCACTGTGACGTGAACAAAGTAATTAACCAATTTCTTAACCCAGCGCTAATGCTGCTCAAACAAGAAAAGGCAAAGTGGCCCAAAATTACGTGGGTGCTGCCTTTAAAAGCGGGGGTAATAAGCCCTTGGAAGTATTGGGGGTTGTGTAACGTTGAAGAcggtttaaatagtttttcagCGAGAATGAGAAACTTTCTGGacataaatgaaataaagaCGTTTGATTTTAGAAAGTTAACTACATTTGTTTATAGTTACGACGGGACGCATTGTGGCATGGGAGTTAACATTATGAAAGCGCAAATTTGGTTAAATTATATGGcgactgttttataaaaagaatagGTTTTTATAGAGACAGGTTTTTGTAAGTTGGCAAATcgctttttttcttatttgaAGACGTGACAAAATGCCAACTTGCGTTTATaaagtagggttggggaagtcGATGGAACGTGGTTTAAACAACAGCCTATCTATGAAGTTCTTTAAGAGGCGGTTTTCCTAAATTTTTTAacgatctttgtttactaccaaatgaaacggtAAAAgggagtgaaaaggtgtcccgtcttccccacccttaCAATACATTACCAGTGTTCGTGTAAAACACTATGCATTTAAAATCTATCCACAGATGGGAACCATATTACCGCCTTGTGGTATACTCACATGCATAAAACtgtacttt
The Ciona intestinalis unplaced genomic scaffold, KH HT000071.1, whole genome shotgun sequence genome window above contains:
- the LOC100182868 gene encoding uncharacterized protein LOC100182868; this translates as MANVGAHQASIVNPAVPGRNPYRYKNVIMGLAITETILGVLSIVLGIVLVANKNEVPVRVCHSYPVYTCHVLFTIYSPKAGEGLWTGIWVLIAGILGIFASRNRPSSSVINAHMGLSITAAVFSAGQVAAGITLVFYTANVEYLRTSIALAAFGFISFVLCIVSASFCCPHHTVAIGTLSCCGAGCCESNGSDQQVVYVQQPPQQVVVSSGAQQGMVLQNEYATSTAGPPLEKQTEANAFQS
- the LOC100185235 gene encoding uncharacterized protein LOC100185235 isoform X1 — encoded protein: MSVSCQIEKSKETHNNSWFRLNIVLKRRAFLSIVIFTLASYLCIFKVPVGNLVYGERKGPIDCTSRNYSRQGKTFGTQDSAPLKPQCENLLFNLTNGAWVMHKEYNQSVIQEIETTISLVRKSLSFPKVYWRKDGKCGAKVTLPGGKTASMCDHTSSKPCCSNKLSGVCSKADSMACFCPDCLDMRKYIHGEVAKWKPNDNRCRMIHYKPHEACAVLNANTIRRKFYFVGDSLIRNTFLGLMISLSGRTEDGAMKGCTTKKSKNLCRGNLQFMLYDCLVETAQSTDDVSNTSLCNGGHRNFDVEFKPYFSSKYSNEFYSLVQSVLHQNETYLAVGIGVLDHCDVNKVINQFLNPALMLLKQEKAKWPKITWVLPLKAGVISPWKYWGLCNVEDGLNSFSARMRNFLDINEIKTFDFRKLTTFVYSYDGTHCGMGVNIMKAQIWLNYMATVL
- the LOC100185235 gene encoding uncharacterized protein LOC100185235 isoform X3 is translated as MHKEYNQSVIQEIETTISLVRKSLSFPKVYWRKDGKCGAKVTLPGGKTASMCDHTSSKPCCSNKLSGVCSKADSMACFCPDCLDMRKYIHGEVAKWKPNDNRCRMIHYKPHEACAVLNANTIRRKFYFVGDSLIRNTFLGLMISLSGRTEDGAMKGCTTKKSKNLCRGNLQFMLYDCLVETAQSTDDVSNTSLCNGGHRNFDVEFKPYFSSKYSNEFYSLVQSVLHQNETYLAVGIGVLDHCDVNKVINQFLNPALMLLKQEKAKWPKITWVLPLKAGVISPWKYWGLCNVEDGLNSFSARMRNFLDINEIKTFDFRKLTTFVYSYDGTHCGMGVNIMKAQIWLNYMATVL